AAGAAACACTGAAAAGGGTATTCCAACTTAAACCTCCAGCCTATGAAGTAATTGTAGTAGACGGTGGCAGCAATGACCTGACTATGCTTGTAGCTTCGCGTTTCTTAGTGAGGACGATAAGTATCAGCCAGAACAACCGCTCCGTTCAAATGAATGTAGGAGCCTCCGTAGCACAGGGGGAACTTTTGTGTTTTCTCCATGCCGATACTCTGGTACCTTATAATCTGACTTCGCTTATTGAACAAAGTATGCAGCAGCCAAATCTGGTATTAGGTGGCTTTGTTTCCCTTATGCGAGGTCCTAAAAAAGTACGATATTTTACCAGCTCTCTTAACTACCTGAAAACACATCTTTGCCCTTTGATATATCGCCCTTATGCGTATTTTTTTAAAGGACTCAGGCTTATCTTCGGCGATCAGGTTATGTTTTGCAGAAAAGAGGATTTCCGTAAAATTAGTGGCTTTGATAAAAATGTTCCTATCATGGAAGAGGCTGATTTCTGTCTGCGCATTAATATGCTGGGTAAAATCAGACAGTTTCCTCAAAAGGTCTATACCTCTGACAGAAGAGTCAGCGGTTTAGGTTTTTGGAAAGCACATTTTATCTATTTTTCAATACTTATACTATGGGCATTCGGAGCTTCACCCCACTGGCTCAGGCAGTTTTATAAAGATATCAGATAGTAGCCTAGCTAAAAAACCATAGCCTGATAGCAATCAATACCACTATCACGAGTAAAAAGATTTTTACCCAGCGATCTCCCTTTTCTACTGACCAGCGAGAAGCTATCCAGGCACCCAAAGAGTTACCTATAGCGAGCACCAAGCCGTATGCCCAATTAATCTTTCCTTCCCAGATAAATACTACCAGTGCAGCTATAGTATAAAACAGAATTACAAATACTTTGACACTGTTGCTTTTTACTAAAGAAAAACGGTTGACAGTACTAAGCACCGCAATAATAAGAAAGCCCACACCTGCCTGTATAAACCCACCCCATATACCTATCAGAAAGAAAAACCCTATGCTAATTGCTTTATGTTTAGTATCTAACCTTTCTATAGCCTCTGTATTCTTTTTATTAGGGTTAAAAATAATCAAGGCAACTACAATAAGCATAATTACTGCCAGCAACTTATTGAACAGGTCACCGCTTATATCTACGGCAATTTTAGCTCCTATTATTGCGCCCAGTAATGCAGAAATACCAAGCCACAGGCCAAAGCGAAAAGATGAAATACCTTTGCTCCTGAACCCCAGTACACCGAACACATTCTGAGAAAAAACGGCAACCCTATTGGTAGCGTTAGCTACAGCCGGAGGCAGACCCATAAATATGAGCACTGATAAAGCGATTAACGAGCCTCCTCCAGCAAGCGTATTAATAAAGCCAGCAGCAAATCCGGCACCTACTACGATAATAATATCTAACCAATCCATTAGCGAGCAAGATAGCTGGCCTACTGCAGCTCTTTTAACTTTTTGAAACGTACATTAGCCAGAAATTTATACATTTTCAGCCTGATCTCTTGAGCAGTCTTGGTGTTTATACGGTCAAAGGCATATCCGTCGGGTATATCTTCGTCATTAGTATTGATATAAATCAGTAAAAGAGTTTTCAGCATATGGGCTTGCCAGGCCAGGCCGTCAATCGTTTTGGATGAAGCATTGAAATTATACCTGAAGTTGCTAGCCTCCTCCTTTAGCACCCCAACTTGCTCTATGAGTTCTTCATGTGATTGCGCCACTACTCCTGATACGGCTGGCAGTAGCAGCAAACAAAAAAGGTAAAGGTCTTTCATCAGGAAGGTGTAAGCAGAACAAAAAAAGGCTGCGAGCAGCCTAACAGAAGATCAATATGTTAAAAAATTTCAGCTTGTAAAAGCCAGGGTGGGAATTCTGTCTACTCTCTGCTTGTTAGCCTATCGTTTGTAATAATACAGCTATTTGCAGCATGTAGGTATAACAAACTCCCTGCTTTAGCGTAGTATTGTAAATTGTTTTACCAAACATAGACTACACTTTGAATCCCAAAGTAAAAAAAACTTTAAGTAAACTAGTTCAGAAGCTGCTCAGAGCGATACAACATAGTTTTAAAGCTCTTTATCGTACCGTCCGCCATTTTGGCTGGAAGCAGTGGCTACGCCTGGGTGTGTTTACTTTTTTTGGCTTGTTACTCTCAGGGCTTCTTTTTGCCTTTATCGTACATATGGGCTTCTTCGGGAGGCTCCCTAATGAGCAGGAGCTGCGCAATATAAAAAACTTCAACTCTTCAGAAGTTTACACCTATGATCGTAAACTGCTAGGCAGGTACTATATAGAAAATCGTACTAATGCCCGCTACGAAAATATAGCACCCTCAATTATACAGGCTTTGGTTTCTACCGAAGACTCTCGCTTTTACCAGCATCAGGGAATAGACTACAGGAGTATGGCCAGAGTTTTCGTCAAAAGTATATTACTGGGTAATGAAAGTTCTGGTGGGGGGAGTACCATTAGCCAGCAGCTGGCGAAGAACCTTTTTCCGAGGCAGGATTTCTGGATTTTAAGCATGCCAGTAAACAAGCTAAAAGAAATATTTATTGCTACCCGGCTGGAAGAAATTTATAGTAAAGAAGAGATACTCACGCTTTACCTTAATACTGTTCCTTTTGGGGGCAATGTGTTTGGTATTGAAGCTGCTACTAAACGTTTTTTTAATAAATCAGCCAAAGAAATACAGCCCGAGGAGGCCGCAGTACTGGTAGGTATGCTCAAAGCTACCACCTATTACAGCCCCCGCTTACACCCCGAAAGAGCCAAAGGCCGACGTAATGTGGTGCTTAACCTCATGGCCAGAGCTGGCCACATCACTCCTTTTGAGGCAGACTCTTTGAAGTCTATCCCCATGGAACTGGATTACACTTATGTCTCGCATAACGAAGGGCCTGCCCCCTATTTTAGAGAAAAATTAAGGCATGAGGTACAGGCATGGCTCAAAGAGCATCCTAAAGAGGACGGCAGCTACTACAATCTGTATACCGATGGCCTTAAAATCTATACGACTATAGACTCACGCATGCAGGCGTATGCAGAAAAAGCAGTAGAAGAGCACATGAAGGAGTTGCAGTCTACCTTTTTTAAACATTGGCAAGGCCGTAAACCCTGGGATAAGCAGAACAACTACCTCAAAAGGCTCATGCAGCGCTCCGCTCGTTATAAGCAACTTATTGCTAGCGGAAAAACGCCGGAAGAAGCAGAGGCCCTGTTTAAAGAAGCAATACCTATGACAGTATTTACCTGGGAGGGCGAGAAAGAAAAAACTATGAGCCCGCTGGACTCTATCGCCTATTATCAGATGTTTCTTAATGCTGGCTTTATGGCTATGCGACCGGAAAATGGTCATGTAAAAGCCTGGGTTGGAGGTATCAATCATGAATATTTCAAATACGATCACGTTAGCTCTCGTCGGCAGGTAGGCTCTACATTTAAACCTATTGTATATGCAGCCGCTATTGAAGATGGGCGCGATCCCTGCGACTTTATCAGTAATGAGCTTCGTACATACGAAGAATACGATGACTGGACACCACGTAACTCGGATAATAAGTACGAAGGCTACTACTCTATGCCTGGTGCACTAGCACACTCTGTCAATACGGTAACTGTAGACCTGATGATGGAGACCGGGGTGAGAAAGGTATCTGCCCTCGCACATGACATGGGAATAGAAAATGAGCTTCCCGTACAGCCTTCTATAGCCTTGGGCACAGCTGACCTTACGCTCTCTGAGATGCTTACCGTGTATGGCACATTTGTTAACCGTGGGTACAAAGTAAAACCAGTATATCTTTTAGGTATAGAAGATCAGTATGGTAATGTGGTTGCAGACTTTACCAAAGAGAAAGCAGATGTCAAAAGAGTACTCCGAGAGGAGACTGCGGATATGATGATACATATGCTGAAAAACGTAATTGACAGCGGTACGGCGCGGCGCTTACGCTATCGTTATGGATTAAGAAACGAAATAGCAGGAAAGACTGGAACCACACAATCTCAGGCTGATGGATGGTTTATTGGTGCTACGCCCAAGCTGGTTGCTGGCTCCTGGGTGGGTGGGCCCAGCAGGCTTATCCGCTTTAGAAATCTTACTTTGGGTCAGGGAGCTAACACTGCGCTGCCTATCTGGGCTAAATTTATGCAACAGGTAAACCGCGAACCTGAATTTAGAATGGTCAGCAATGGACACTTTGCCCAACCTAAGCGCCGTACTATGGATAAGCTGGATTGCGAATTCTATAAAGATGAGCTAGATGAAGATAAGGGATTCTTTTGGAGACTTTTTGCTGGCGACAAGGATCGCCGAGAACGCGAAGATAGAAGTGCAGAAAGAGTTCAGCGGGTACCACAACAAAGTAAAGAAAAGCAGAGAGAACGCACCAAGTTCGGGGATATTATCCGAGGCATTTTTGGAGGAAGGAAGGATTAAAGCCCTTCCTTTTTTATTATCATGAAAACAATAGCTTTCCTTAATATTTGCTATTGATCAAGTTGACTTTTTTAGAATAACTCCTTAGTTCCAACTCAAAGCATTTTTTCCTTAAACTCACTTTTACTAACTTTATTTAAGTGCTTTCTTATAACTTCTTGTTGACAATTACCTTTTTACTAATTCCGAATTTTAGATAACTAATTGTAAAGGAAACCCTATATTTAAAAAGTTCTTTGATTACATTTCGGAAAGTTTTTTAAGTCAGAATTATATAAATAGGGCCCTACGCCTATTTTTTGTTTATAGTTTTTTAATTACTAACCCTAACCTTAACTTTATACAGATCAATGTCCAAATCGAGCACCTCTGCCATACTAAATAGTAGAAAAAACGACCTATTGCAAAACTGGATAGACAATCAGGTTGAAGACCCCAGCCTTCGTGAAGATTTAATGACTAATGATGAAATGCGCAGCCAGTCGGAGGAGCTGTTAGATGCATTTTTGGAGGGCATAAAGTCCGATAACTTTGAGGATATTTCTCGTCAGGAGTTTAATACCATAAACGATATTCTGAGTGGAATCTCTCTCTCAAGAGCGCATAGTGGTTTTACACCTCGCGAAACATCCATCTACGTACTTAGCCTGAAAAAAGCCATTATCCGCATACTACAAGAAGAGCTAAAAGATGCGCCAGACCAATTAGTAAACGAAATTATAAAAGTTACGACTCTGCT
This window of the Porifericola rhodea genome carries:
- a CDS encoding TIGR04283 family arsenosugar biosynthesis glycosyltransferase, whose translation is MRNLSIIIPTLNEEDYLEETLKRVFQLKPPAYEVIVVDGGSNDLTMLVASRFLVRTISISQNNRSVQMNVGASVAQGELLCFLHADTLVPYNLTSLIEQSMQQPNLVLGGFVSLMRGPKKVRYFTSSLNYLKTHLCPLIYRPYAYFFKGLRLIFGDQVMFCRKEDFRKISGFDKNVPIMEEADFCLRINMLGKIRQFPQKVYTSDRRVSGLGFWKAHFIYFSILILWAFGASPHWLRQFYKDIR
- a CDS encoding sulfite exporter TauE/SafE family protein → MDWLDIIIVVGAGFAAGFINTLAGGGSLIALSVLIFMGLPPAVANATNRVAVFSQNVFGVLGFRSKGISSFRFGLWLGISALLGAIIGAKIAVDISGDLFNKLLAVIMLIVVALIIFNPNKKNTEAIERLDTKHKAISIGFFFLIGIWGGFIQAGVGFLIIAVLSTVNRFSLVKSNSVKVFVILFYTIAALVVFIWEGKINWAYGLVLAIGNSLGAWIASRWSVEKGDRWVKIFLLVIVVLIAIRLWFFS
- a CDS encoding transglycosylase domain-containing protein, producing MNPKVKKTLSKLVQKLLRAIQHSFKALYRTVRHFGWKQWLRLGVFTFFGLLLSGLLFAFIVHMGFFGRLPNEQELRNIKNFNSSEVYTYDRKLLGRYYIENRTNARYENIAPSIIQALVSTEDSRFYQHQGIDYRSMARVFVKSILLGNESSGGGSTISQQLAKNLFPRQDFWILSMPVNKLKEIFIATRLEEIYSKEEILTLYLNTVPFGGNVFGIEAATKRFFNKSAKEIQPEEAAVLVGMLKATTYYSPRLHPERAKGRRNVVLNLMARAGHITPFEADSLKSIPMELDYTYVSHNEGPAPYFREKLRHEVQAWLKEHPKEDGSYYNLYTDGLKIYTTIDSRMQAYAEKAVEEHMKELQSTFFKHWQGRKPWDKQNNYLKRLMQRSARYKQLIASGKTPEEAEALFKEAIPMTVFTWEGEKEKTMSPLDSIAYYQMFLNAGFMAMRPENGHVKAWVGGINHEYFKYDHVSSRRQVGSTFKPIVYAAAIEDGRDPCDFISNELRTYEEYDDWTPRNSDNKYEGYYSMPGALAHSVNTVTVDLMMETGVRKVSALAHDMGIENELPVQPSIALGTADLTLSEMLTVYGTFVNRGYKVKPVYLLGIEDQYGNVVADFTKEKADVKRVLREETADMMIHMLKNVIDSGTARRLRYRYGLRNEIAGKTGTTQSQADGWFIGATPKLVAGSWVGGPSRLIRFRNLTLGQGANTALPIWAKFMQQVNREPEFRMVSNGHFAQPKRRTMDKLDCEFYKDELDEDKGFFWRLFAGDKDRREREDRSAERVQRVPQQSKEKQRERTKFGDIIRGIFGGRKD